In Cicer arietinum cultivar CDC Frontier isolate Library 1 chromosome 1, Cicar.CDCFrontier_v2.0, whole genome shotgun sequence, one DNA window encodes the following:
- the LOC101501623 gene encoding MYB-like transcription factor ETC1: MSDSKHVTTTNNAQYVSDMKREAVLEFSPEEEDIVAKMFRLVGKRWHLIAGRIPGRTAEEIEKFWTSKGSSSKVN; encoded by the exons ATGAGTGACTCAAAGCATGTAACCACTACAAACAATGCCCAATATGTTTCAG ATATGAAACGTGAGGCTGTGCTGGAATTCTCCCCGGAAGAGGAAGATATTGTTGCAAAAATGTTTAGATTGGTTGGAAAAAG ATGGCATCTCATTGCTGGGAGAATCCCTGGAAGAACCGCAGAAGAGATTGAAAAGTTTTGGACTTCAAAGGGCTCTTCATCCAAAGTTAATTAA
- the LOC101501937 gene encoding peptidyl-prolyl cis-trans isomerase CYP57 produces MSTVYVLEPPTKGKVVVNTTRGPIDIELWPKEAPKAVRNFVQLCLEGYYDNTIFHRIIKDFLVQCGDPTGTGTGGESIYGDVFADEFHSRIKFKHRGLVAMANAGNPNSNGSQFFITLDRCDWLDRKHTIFGKVTGDTMYNLLRLGEAETDKSDRPLDPAPRILSVEVLWNPFEDIVPRTLQKSQTKATRDTDGKDAKKKGVKNLNLLSFGEETEEEEKELALVKKKIVSSHDVLNDPRLLRDENLNNELSSSDSKAKRNLQLSVRDALNSKKEEPHKDSEADKLAHLNSSDDDEADFDARMRMQILKKRKELDDLPHKPKSQNGRSRSRSSPDKNTVSRARSGSVSADEDQPRVEKLSMKKKGIGSEARAERMANADTDLQLLNEAERGRQLQKQKKRRLQGREDELLAKLEKFKTSLSSKETPTTAESKHVNDEELSDWKSVSLKFSPAAGKDHMSRTEDPNDYVVHDPLLEKGKEKFNKMQAKQKRREREWAGRSLT; encoded by the exons ATGTCAACGGTGTACGTTTTAGAACCGCCGACGAAGGGAAAGGTGGTCGTGAACACCACCCGCGGCCCTATTGACATTGAGCTATGGCCTAAAGAAGCTCCCAAAGCCGTTAGGAACTTCGTTCAACTCTGCCTCGAAGGTTACTACGACAACACCATCTTCCACCGTATCATCAAAGATTTCCTCGTTCAGTGTGGCGACCCCACCGGCACGGGCACCG GAGGTGAAAGTATTTATGGAGATGTTTTTGCTGACGAGTTTCATTCGCGTATCAAATTCAAGCATAGAGGTTTGGTTGCAATGGCTAATGCTGGAAACCCTAATTCTAATGGAAGTCAGTTTTTCATTACTCTTGACCGGTGTGACTGGCTTGATCGGAAGCATACCATTTTTGGAAAG GTGACAGGAGATACAATGTATAATTTATTGCGACTTGGTGAAGCTGAGACTGATAAGAGCGACCGGCCTTTAGATCCAGCCCCGAGGATATTATCAGTTGAG GTGTTGTGGAACCCATTTGAAGACATTGTTCCAAGAACACTTCAGAAATCTCAGACTAAAGCTACACGTGATACGGATGGTAAAGATGCAAAGAAGAAAGGTGTAAA AAATTTGAACTTGCTTTCATTTGGGGAGGAAACTGAAGAAGAGGAAAAAGAATTGGCATTGGTGAAGAAAAAGATTGTGAGCAGTCATGATGTCTTGAACGATCCCCGTCTTCTAAGAGATGAAAATCTTAATAATGAATTG AGTTCTTCTGACAGTAAAGCAAAAAGGAATCTGCAGTTATCTGTAAGGGATGCACTTAACTCAAAGAAAGAAGAACCTCACAAAGATTCAGAAGCTGATAAGTTGGCCCATCTTAATTCCAGCGATGACGATGAAGCAGATTTTGATGCAAGAATGCGCATGCAAATACTCAAAAAGCGGAAGGAACTGGATGATCTCCCTCACAAACCAAAGTCGCAAAATG GAAGGTCCAGGTCTAGGTCCAGTCCAGACAAAAATACTGTGTCAAGAGCCAG GTCCGGTTCTGTAAGTGCTGATGAGGATCAACCGAGAGTAGAAAAATTGTCCATGAAGAAAAAGGGAATAGGATCCGAAGCAAGAGCTGAACGAATGGCTAATGCAGATACAGATTTGCAGCTACTGAATGAAGCTGAGAGAGGAAGACAATTACAGAAGCAGAAGAAACGCAGACTTCAAGGGCGTGAAGATGAA CTTCTGGCAAAacttgaaaaatttaaaacctCTTTATCATCAAAGGAGACACCTACAACTGCTGAATCTAAACATGTTAATGATGAGGAATTATCTGACTGGAAAAGTGTTAGCTTAAAATTTTCCCCTGCAGCTGGCAAG GATCATATGTCTCGCACCGAGGATCCAAATGATTATGTTGTGCATGACCCTCTTTTGGAGAAGGGCAAAGAGAAATTCAATAAGATGCAAGCCAAACAAAAGAGACGAGAACGAGAATGGGCTGGGAGATCCCTTACTTGA